One Candidatus Thioglobus autotrophicus genomic window, TACTTTAGTTGGGTCTAAGATACCCATTTCAAGCATATCACCGTAAGTTTCATTACCGGCGTTATAGCCATAATTTCCTTCACCATTAGCAACATTATTAAGCACAACAGAAGCTTCGCCACCACCATTAGAGACGATTTGACGTAATGGCGCTTCCATAGCACGCATTAGGATTTGGATGCCAATATCTTGGTCGTGATTGTCACCTTTTAAATCAGTCATGGCGCTAATTGCACGAACTAAAGCAACACCACCACCCGGTACAACGCCTTCTTCAACTGCTGCACGAGTCGCATGTAGTGCATCATCAACACGGTCTTTCTTTTCTTTCATTTCTACTTCAGTCGCAGCACCTACTTGAATCACCGCAACACCGCCAGATAATTTAGCCAAACGCTCCATTAATTTCTCTTGATCGTATTCAGAAGTTGTCGTTTCGACCTGTGCTTTAATTTGGGCAACACGGCCATTAATAGCTTCTTTTGCACCTGCGCCATCAACAACAACTGTTTCATCTTTACCGACTTCAATGCGCTTAGCGCCACCTAGTTGTAATTCTGTTACACCTTCGAGTGATAAACCAATTTCTTCAGCAATAACTTCACCACCTGTTAGGATCGCCAAGTCCTGTAAGATTGCCTTACGACGAGCGCCAAAACCAGGTGCTTTAACAGCAGCTACTTTTACAATGCCGCGCATATTGTTCACGACTAGAGTAGCAAGCGCTTCGCCCTCAATATCTTCAGCGATAATTAATAAAGGTCTGCCAGATTTTTGCGCGATTTCTAATGTCGGCAATAAATCACGAATATTGGAGATTTTTGCATCATGCAATAAAACCAGTGGATTGTCTAAATCAGCAGTCATAGCGTCCTGATTGTTAACAAAGTATGGTGATAAATAGCCACGATCAAACTGCATACCTTCAACCACTTCTAGTGCATTATCAAAACCTGAGCCTTCTTCCACAGTAATAACACCTGCTTGTCCAACACGCTCCATAGCTTCAGCAATAATATCACCAACAGAGTTATCTGAGTTAGCTGAAATTGTACCAACTTGGGCAATCGCCTTAGTGTCGTTACAAGGTTGAGATAGTTCACGTAGTGCATTAACAGCAGCTTCTGTTGCCTTATCAATGCCGCGCTTAAGATCCATAGGGTTCATGCCTGCAGCAACAGATTTAACACCTTCTACTACTAGTGCTTGTGCAAGTACTGTTGCAGTTGTTGTGCCATCACCGGCAATATCATTGGTTTTAGAGGCGACCTCTTTAACCATTTGTGCACCCATGTTTTCAAATTTATTTTCTAGTTCAATTTCTTGAGCAACAGAAACGCCATCTTTAGTGATGTGTGGTGAGCCAAATGAGCGATCAATAACAACATTTCT contains:
- the groL gene encoding chaperonin GroEL (60 kDa chaperone family; promotes refolding of misfolded polypeptides especially under stressful conditions; forms two stacked rings of heptamers to form a barrel-shaped 14mer; ends can be capped by GroES; misfolded proteins enter the barrel where they are refolded when GroES binds), whose amino-acid sequence is MSGKDIKFGSDARNLMLDGVNMLANAVKVTLGPKGRNVVIDRSFGSPHITKDGVSVAQEIELENKFENMGAQMVKEVASKTNDIAGDGTTTATVLAQALVVEGVKSVAAGMNPMDLKRGIDKATEAAVNALRELSQPCNDTKAIAQVGTISANSDNSVGDIIAEAMERVGQAGVITVEEGSGFDNALEVVEGMQFDRGYLSPYFVNNQDAMTADLDNPLVLLHDAKISNIRDLLPTLEIAQKSGRPLLIIAEDIEGEALATLVVNNMRGIVKVAAVKAPGFGARRKAILQDLAILTGGEVIAEEIGLSLEGVTELQLGGAKRIEVGKDETVVVDGAGAKEAINGRVAQIKAQVETTTSEYDQEKLMERLAKLSGGVAVIQVGAATEVEMKEKKDRVDDALHATRAAVEEGVVPGGGVALVRAISAMTDLKGDNHDQDIGIQILMRAMEAPLRQIVSNGGGEASVVLNNVANGEGNYGYNAGNETYGDMLEMGILDPTKVTRAALQHASSISGLMITTEAMITDIPQEGGAPAAPDMGGMGGMM